Proteins encoded within one genomic window of Halodesulfurarchaeum formicicum:
- a CDS encoding DUF460 domain-containing protein yields the protein MSTRTDALDAVVFGVDVQSGDVRGDTPSYALCVFDGTDLERTTVSYHKLLRRVQETEPALLATDNMYELAADKDDLVRFLKRLPAETRLVQVTGDQRPEPLSRVANRHGVPYDSDPMAEAEAAARLAARNVGFAVRAFTDRTTVKVSRGRSIGKGGSSEDRYTRRIHGHVKTEARRVASALEEAGLDFERSVTEKYGGFSNAVFTVEAPMSEIPVSGGRSGDTRIEIEPVERDGIDFEPLVTRRDRVFVGVDPGTTTAVGIVDLDGEPLETWHSRTADMATVIEWIIERGRPVLVAADVTPIPETVEKIRRSFDAAAWTPTADLPVDEKLHRTRNAATANDHERDALAAALFAHDDYADTIERVTRKVPRSADRDEIVGEVIAEDLSVEAVLRDRAEPETGAEESAGPEPAEPSPEQRRINDLETQVDRLQSHVEDLKGRLDTKDETIAELRDKLSDAKREERTEARTRREVSKLRWENDRLEAELDEQRRARETLEEKLERLKALWKLDHSNFADVAQEGLTPVKVIEKFTVEAIEAAEAAYGIAAGDVVYLRDASGAGRRTAERLIEHEPRLVVRNGGISDVADQLLFEADVPVAPAEMVTIQEVDELAVAREDDIEAAIADWADRAEERSRSQNAAMVDQLISEHRADRRDADPSELLDS from the coding sequence GTGAGTACGCGGACCGACGCCCTCGACGCCGTGGTCTTCGGCGTCGACGTGCAGAGCGGTGACGTGCGAGGTGACACGCCGTCGTATGCCCTCTGTGTCTTCGACGGGACGGACCTCGAACGGACGACCGTGAGCTATCACAAACTCCTGCGTCGGGTGCAGGAGACCGAACCGGCCCTCCTCGCGACGGACAACATGTACGAGCTGGCGGCGGACAAGGACGATCTCGTCCGCTTTCTGAAACGCCTTCCCGCCGAGACCCGGCTCGTCCAGGTCACGGGCGATCAGCGCCCGGAGCCACTCTCCCGGGTGGCCAACCGCCACGGCGTGCCCTACGACTCCGATCCCATGGCCGAGGCCGAGGCGGCAGCCCGACTCGCCGCCCGCAACGTGGGGTTTGCGGTCCGGGCGTTTACGGACCGGACGACGGTCAAGGTCTCCCGGGGCCGCTCCATCGGGAAGGGCGGGTCGAGCGAGGACCGATACACCCGGCGCATCCACGGGCACGTCAAGACCGAAGCTCGCCGGGTGGCCTCGGCCCTGGAGGAGGCCGGCCTGGACTTCGAGCGCTCGGTCACCGAGAAGTACGGCGGTTTTTCGAATGCCGTCTTCACCGTCGAGGCCCCAATGAGCGAGATCCCGGTTTCGGGCGGTCGTTCCGGTGACACCCGCATCGAGATCGAACCGGTCGAACGGGACGGTATCGACTTCGAACCGCTTGTCACCCGCCGGGACCGGGTCTTTGTGGGCGTCGACCCGGGGACGACGACCGCGGTGGGGATCGTCGACCTCGACGGCGAGCCCCTGGAGACCTGGCACAGCCGAACCGCGGACATGGCGACGGTTATCGAGTGGATCATCGAGCGCGGTCGACCAGTGCTGGTCGCGGCCGACGTCACGCCGATACCCGAGACTGTCGAGAAGATCCGTCGTTCCTTCGACGCGGCGGCCTGGACGCCCACCGCGGACCTCCCGGTCGACGAGAAGCTCCATCGAACCCGGAACGCCGCCACGGCCAACGACCACGAGCGGGACGCCCTGGCGGCGGCACTGTTCGCCCACGACGACTACGCGGACACGATCGAGCGGGTAACCCGGAAGGTGCCCCGGTCGGCAGATCGGGACGAGATCGTGGGCGAGGTGATCGCCGAGGACCTCTCCGTCGAGGCGGTTCTCCGGGACCGGGCGGAACCCGAAACGGGGGCCGAAGAATCCGCCGGACCCGAACCGGCCGAGCCCTCGCCCGAACAGCGCCGGATCAACGACCTGGAGACTCAGGTCGACCGGCTGCAATCACACGTGGAGGACCTCAAGGGCCGACTCGATACGAAAGACGAGACGATCGCGGAGCTTCGGGACAAGCTCTCGGACGCCAAACGCGAGGAACGCACCGAGGCCCGGACTAGGCGGGAGGTGTCGAAACTCCGCTGGGAGAACGACCGCCTGGAGGCCGAACTCGACGAACAGCGCCGGGCCCGGGAGACCCTCGAAGAGAAACTCGAACGGCTGAAGGCCCTCTGGAAGCTCGATCACTCGAACTTCGCGGACGTGGCCCAGGAGGGGTTGACCCCAGTGAAGGTGATCGAGAAGTTCACCGTCGAGGCCATCGAGGCCGCCGAGGCGGCCTACGGTATCGCGGCGGGGGATGTGGTCTACCTGCGGGACGCCTCCGGGGCGGGTCGCCGGACGGCCGAGCGACTGATCGAGCACGAACCCCGGCTGGTCGTCCGGAACGGCGGGATCTCGGACGTGGCCGATCAACTGCTCTTCGAGGCCGACGTGCCAGTCGCCCCCGCCGAGATGGTCACGATCCAGGAGGTCGACGAACTGGCGGTCGCCCGCGAGGACGATATCGAGGCGGCTATCGCGGATTG